The following nucleotide sequence is from Devosia salina.
CAACAATGCCGTGACCTTCAATCCGGTCTATATCCATTCCACCGTTGGCCTGGGCAAGTCGCACCTGCTCAACGGCATCGCCCATGCGGTCAGCCAGGCCGACCCGTCCAAGAACATCGTCTATCTGACGGCCGACCACTTCATGTACCATTTCATCACCGCCGTGCAGCGCCAGTCAGCGCTCGGCTTCAAGGAATGGCTGCGCCGCGTCGACCTGCTGCTGATCGATGACATGCAGTTTCTCCAGGGCAAGTCGGCCACCGAATTCGGCCACACGCTGGGCGCGCTGCTGACCGGTGCCAAGCAGGTAGTCGTGGCCGGTGACGCGCCGCCGCGCGATCTCGAAATGCTCGATGAGCGCGTGCGCTCGCGTCTCTCCGGCGGCCTGGTCGTTCCGATCTCATCCTTCGACCATGACCTTCGCCGCGACATCGTGCAGCGCCGGGCCGACCAGGCGGCCGCGCGTTTCGGCCTGCACTTCCCCGGCCCCGTGGTCGACTATATTGCGCGCTCGGTCATCAGCCATGGTCGCGACCTTGATGGCGCCGTCAACCGCCTGGTGGCCGCCTATCAGCTGACCGGCGAGCTGGTCACCGTGCCGCTGGCCGAAAAGACCCTGGCCGACCTCATCCGCGCCCGCGACGCCAAGCGCGTCCGCATCGAAGATATCCTCAAGATCGTCTCGCGCCACTACAAGGTGCCGCGCAACGAACTGCTGTCCGCCCGCCGCTCGCGCGATGTCGTCCGCCCCCGCCAGATCGCTATGTATCTGGCCAAGGCGCTGACCAGCCGCTCCCTGCCCGAAATCGGGCGTCGCTTCGGTGGCCGCGACCACACCACCGTCCTCCATTCGGTCCGCAAGGTCGAGCAGATGATCAAGGACGATCTGGAGCTGGGCCAGGAAATCGAGCTCCTCAAGCGCATGCTGGAAGAGTGAGGTCCGGCGCTTCGCGCAAAATCGCTCCAGTGGATCGATTTTAGGACCGAACGCCCGGAGAGCTACGCTCGCAGGGCCAGACCGGCCGCGCCAGAGGCGCGGTCACTGCCTTCCTTCGGTCTCAATAGAAGGGCAGGGATTGCCGATGTTTGCCATCCTTGCCCGCCTCGTCTTCCTCCTCGGTCTTGTCATCCCCGCCTTCGGCCAGGATGC
It contains:
- the dnaA gene encoding chromosomal replication initiator protein DnaA, which gives rise to MSTPELSSPDHRELWTRVRARLKAAVGEDVFTSWFARLELEEIVDDLVHLSAPTRFLCSWVQSNYADRIVEAFRNDVAEAARLQVTMRVNGQARPRLAPVVEAAPEAPAAHDAAPAAAAAPAMPRLVRDNAKSGDALNGSAIDPRMTFDSFVAGSANEMAFGVARQIASAAINNAVTFNPVYIHSTVGLGKSHLLNGIAHAVSQADPSKNIVYLTADHFMYHFITAVQRQSALGFKEWLRRVDLLLIDDMQFLQGKSATEFGHTLGALLTGAKQVVVAGDAPPRDLEMLDERVRSRLSGGLVVPISSFDHDLRRDIVQRRADQAAARFGLHFPGPVVDYIARSVISHGRDLDGAVNRLVAAYQLTGELVTVPLAEKTLADLIRARDAKRVRIEDILKIVSRHYKVPRNELLSARRSRDVVRPRQIAMYLAKALTSRSLPEIGRRFGGRDHTTVLHSVRKVEQMIKDDLELGQEIELLKRMLEE